gtgtgtgtgtgtgtgtgtgtgtgtgtgtgtgaggacgtagagaaagaggggaggagtgtgtgtgtgcaggcttgtgGCTTGTGGCTTTTGGCGGGCTTGTGGGCttgcaggcttgtgtgtgtgtgtgtgcgtgtgtgtgtgtacttttatatgcacacatgtgtgttcatatgagtgtgtatatgtgcgtgcgtgcgtgtgtgtatatgcatacgtgtgtgtgtctgtgtatatatatacatcagtgtgtgtgtgagtgtggtgtgcagcctgtgcatacgtgtgtgtccgtccgtgtgtgtgtgtgtgtgtgtgtgtgtgtgtgtgtgtgtgtgcgtgtgtgcatgtgtgtttgtgtatgcacgcTAGCCCCTCATGCAGTAatgtgtgccatttgtgtgtgtgtgtgtgtgtgtccgtccgtgtgtgtgtgtgtgtgtgtgtgtgtgtgtgtgtgtgtgtgtgtgtgtgtgtgtgtgtgtgtgtgtgtgtgtgtgtgtgtgtgtgtgtgtgtgtgtgaatatggagCAGCCGTTGGTCTTAAATGGCCGCGTGTGTCAGCGTCTGACAGGCCAAATGGGGTCTTTGTCTCCGGGAGACGGTAGCGGAGTGTCTATATGTTAACCCAGGGTCACTAAGCAACTCCATCACCCTGGCAACCAGCTGTCTACACAGCCACCACTAGGTGGGGCCAAAGAGTCATGTATCGGGTTATCTGAGGCCTGTCAGTCAACACACACCAGACATTATATCATTTACCATATCAGTTTACTGTCACTGTAATAGAAGTCATCTGTGGTGTGTGGGTAGAATACAACCAGCTGCAGTCTtttacattaatgtaatataatataatataatataatagaatagaatagaatagaatagaatagaatagaatagaatagaatataatagaatagaatagaatagaatagaatttaaTAGAAGTGAATAGAATAgagtataatagaatagaatacaatacaatatgaacTATTATTCGCAAGCATGTGGCATTGTGGCACTCAAATTTGGAGGGCCAACAAGTTTGAGAGGAGTCATACCGtaatcagctgtgtgtgtctgtgtctctctctctgtgtgtgtgtgtgtgtgtgtgtgtgtgtgtgtgtgtgtgtgtgtgtgtgtgtgtgtgtgtgtgtgtgtgtgtgtgtgtgtgtgtgtgtgtgtgtgtgtgtgtgtgtgtgtgttcagcaggtGTCTGAGAAGGAGGTGTGTAGCCAGTCGGTGGAGAGTCAGGGCACTGACCTGGCAGCCAGCAGCTCTCACAATGGACCCCTTACCAGCGGCACAggtaccacgcacacacacacaaacacacacacacacacacacacacacacacacacacacacacacacgcatgcacgcattcacacacacacacacacacacacacacacacacacacacacacacacacacacacacacacacacacacacacacacacacacacacacacacacacacactctatctctatctctctcacacacacacgcacacacccacacccacccacacacacacacacacacacacacacacacacacacacacacacacacacacacactatctctctctctcacacacacacacacacacacacgcacgcacgcacgcacgcacgcacgcacgcacgcacgcacgcgtgcacacacgcacgcacgcatgcacacacacacacacacacactctctctctctcacacacacacacacacacacagacacacacacacacacacacacacacacacacacacatgcacactatctctctctctcacacacacacacacaaacacacacacacacacacacaaatgcacattatctctctctctctcacacacacacacacacacacacacacacaaacacacacgcacatgcacacacaaacacactcacaatcacactctTCTCTCcgctttccctcttctcttctcgtttcttctctcctctcctctccttctctctcctctcctctcctctcctctcctctcctctcctctcctctcctctcctctcccctcctctcctctcctctcctctccttctctctcctctcctctcctctcctctcctctcctctcctctcctctcctctcctctcttctcctttcatctcttctcctctcctctcctctcctctactctactctactctcctttcctctcctctcctctcttctcctctcctctcctctcctccccctctcctctcctctcctctcctctcctctcctctcctctcctcttgtctcctctcctctcctctcctctctcctctcctctctcctctcctctccccttccctcctctcctctcctctccttttccctcctctcctctcctctcccctcatgctcctctcctctgtcctgtccactcctctcctctcctctcctcttctcctctcctcttctcctctcctctcctctcctctctcctctcctctcctctcttctcctcccctctcctctcctctcctctcctcttctctctcctctcctctcctctcctctcctctcctctcctctcctctcctgctctcctctgctctcctctccttctctcctctccacagtgtTATCTGACACCATTGACACCAGTCCCCAGCCGTCTGAGGAGATGCTCTCCATCCAGTCCGAGCTCCGCTCCTCCAAGTGCCCGCAGGACCGCGAATTACCCAGCATTCCCTCCGGCGGCGTCGGTGGAGGCGGGCCCCCCTCCCTCAACGGCCCCCCCACCATGCACATGACCTCTGACCACCCCTCTGCCCCTGACGACGGCGAAGGAATCGGAGGAGCGGAGGGCACCTACGAGACGGTGTGCGGGGGAGGGGTGAGCTCGCGCGACGTCAGTGCCGAGGACTCGCTGTACGAGACGGTGAAAGGCGACGTGGGCCTCGGCGCGACGCTGACCAATGGCGTGCTCAGCAGCCCGGACGATGAGTGCGGCGGCGAGCCAACCAGGAGGATTTCCTCGTACCAAGACCCGCCCTCGGTGCCGCCGCAGGCCAACGGGGTGCTGCTGAACGGGCACCTGACGCCCACGCCGAGTCCGCCCACGCCTGAACGAGGACCCCTGGTGGCGGGAGTGGAGTACGCCTCCATCGACCTCAACAAGAAGAGCAGGTACTTCACATTACATCagactacattacactgcattatattacatcagaggttcccaaacttttttcctcgtgcacccccttgtacatttcaatgtggttcgcgcaccccctaagcgaatgctttggtgtacttatggccactcaaatatagCTTCAGTGCACAAATCATtgtacattatgcagagtcatttcgGAAATcatcatttccaatagacttgatgtttcttcaagcatacaatgcaccattaaATAAAAAAcgacttaattttcattaatgctgtataaaaacacacgtaTCCACCATTTCttaattcagctcgcgcaccaccttgtggcaggctcacgcaccccagtttgggaaaccctgtattacatgacactacattacactacattacagtacactcagTAGACACTTTTATCCCTGGTGAAGGGAGATACACCATGCCATTACACTATATAAACATGTTCATTGCACTGCATTACACTGTTACACCTCGGCTGAACGAGGACCCCTGGTGGCAGGAGTGGACTACGCCTCCATAGACCTAAACAGAAAGAGGAGGTACATCAAAGcacattatattttattacactgcattacatgtTAGAATCTTGCGccgtatgcatgtgtctgtgttactTGTGTCAGGTGTTCTCCCGCACTCAAaattaagataagataagatagctCCCAAGACCATATCTCCCTAACTCACCACAGGTACAATGCCAAGACCCTAACTCCCTAACTCACCACAGGTACAATGCCAAGACCCTAACTCCCTAACTCGTCACAGGTACAGTGCCGACATGGAGGCGCGACGACGGTCGACCCCGGCGACGACCCCTGACCCAAGAAAGCagaagcaggaagaggaggaggaagaagaggataagCCGCCGCCCATTCCAGACAAGGTGCTGGACGAGAACGATAACCAGCATACCATCAGCAACATCATGATGCCACACAACGGACAGgtgaggcgcgtgtgtgtgtgtgtgtgtgtgtgtgtgtgtgtgtgtgtgtgtgtgtgtgtgtgtgtgtgtgtgtgtgtgtgtgtgtgtgtgtgtttgtgtgtgtgaatacaccgtcagcgtgtgtgtgaatacaacATCATGATGCCACACAACGGACAGgtgagtgccgtgtgtgtgtgtgtgtgtgtgtgtgtgtgtgaatacactaTCAACAACATGATGCCACAGGACAgacaggacaggtgtgtgtgtgtgtgtatgtgtgtgtgtgtgtgtctgtgtctgtgtgtgtgcatgtctgcatgtctccctgtgtgtgtgtgtgtgtgtgtgtgtctgtgtgtgtgtgtgtgtgtgtgtgtgtgtgtgtgtgtgtgtgtgtgtgtgtgtgtgtgtgtgtgtgt
The Engraulis encrasicolus isolate BLACKSEA-1 chromosome 20, IST_EnEncr_1.0, whole genome shotgun sequence genome window above contains:
- the pag1 gene encoding phosphoprotein associated with glycosphingolipid-enriched microdomains 1 isoform X1, with translation MAPALSVVLGAELAGSGVIVLANGQLALVGILTAVSAFLLLSLLLMLCASCQGQKKANGHPGDHETLMNGQVSEKEVCSQSVESQGTDLAASSSHNGPLTSGTVLSDTIDTSPQPSEEMLSIQSELRSSKCPQDRELPSIPSGGVGGGGPPSLNGPPTMHMTSDHPSAPDDGEGIGGAEGTYETVCGGGVSSRDVSAEDSLYETVKGDVGLGATLTNGVLSSPDDECGGEPTRRISSYQDPPSVPPQANGVLLNGHLTPTPSPPTPERGPLVAGVEYASIDLNKKSRYSADMEARRRSTPATTPDPRKQKQEEEEEEEDKPPPIPDKVLDENDNQHTISNIMMPHNGQLPSPVGSSLPEDHVTLENELYSSVLRQRGEAGDLEGRLCDLEEDKEGDYSSIGDLRCLGTTESESESVTNDLYACVKDIYADDPRGTPCGGGGGSGGDMNGDLGDPGYETIRIPKGAEHHHHHHNGQSDASVQPVEPDYESVAELGLSRDLSRL
- the pag1 gene encoding phosphoprotein associated with glycosphingolipid-enriched microdomains 1 isoform X2; amino-acid sequence: MAPALSVVLGAELAGSGVIVLANGQLALVGILTAVSAFLLLSLLLMLCASCQGQKKANGHPGDHETLMNGVSEKEVCSQSVESQGTDLAASSSHNGPLTSGTVLSDTIDTSPQPSEEMLSIQSELRSSKCPQDRELPSIPSGGVGGGGPPSLNGPPTMHMTSDHPSAPDDGEGIGGAEGTYETVCGGGVSSRDVSAEDSLYETVKGDVGLGATLTNGVLSSPDDECGGEPTRRISSYQDPPSVPPQANGVLLNGHLTPTPSPPTPERGPLVAGVEYASIDLNKKSRYSADMEARRRSTPATTPDPRKQKQEEEEEEEDKPPPIPDKVLDENDNQHTISNIMMPHNGQLPSPVGSSLPEDHVTLENELYSSVLRQRGEAGDLEGRLCDLEEDKEGDYSSIGDLRCLGTTESESESVTNDLYACVKDIYADDPRGTPCGGGGGSGGDMNGDLGDPGYETIRIPKGAEHHHHHHNGQSDASVQPVEPDYESVAELGLSRDLSRL